The region GTCGCGCCGAGGCGTCCCTTCATGTCGAGCTGGCGCAGGTTGTCCTTGCGCATGGAGGCCTTGATCACCGCATTGGTGATCGCTTCCTCGTTGTATCCGGTGAGGATGTTCAGGTTGAGGTCGAGGTCGAAATCCTTGCTGTCCTTCTGAGCCGCCGCATTCCGGCCGGACCCGGCGGAGCCCGTGGCTCCGCCTTTCAGGAAGGGACGGGCGTCGCCCACATTGCCTCGGATCGCGACCTTGTAGACGTTGTTGGCGCGCTCGATCTGGGCGCGCATGTCATCGCCCGGCGAGAGTTTGAACGTCGAGAGTTCGGCCTTCTCGAGGCCGCCCTCGCCCGTGAGCACCGCATTGCCCTTCAACTGCACTGCGCCGCTCTCGAGGACGAGATCCCGAATCTCGTTGGTCGGTCCCTCGACCATGGTGAAGGTCAGCTTGCCCGGCCGCCCGACCGGCTTTACCCATCCGGGGATCAGCTGATCGACGCCGGCCTTGGCGAGATCCGCCTCGACGAGGATGTTCGACGGAGCGGAGGCGCCGAGAGGCAGGCTCGCCTTCAGCCCGACCGTTCCGGTGAGTTGGGAACCGAAGGAGAGCCCTCGCCGGACACGGGCCGCCTCGTCGAGGGAGAACGCGACGCTGGCCTGACCACCCTGCCTGTTCTTCTGCAGCTCGATGGCGGCTTGGCTTCCGGCGAGCTTGCCGTCGCCCTTGAGGGCAAGCTCGCCCTTGTCGTAAGTGATCGTGAGGTTGGCGCCTTCGAGGCGGTCCTTGCCGAAGAACTTGTCGACGCCGAAATCGGTGACCGTTCCGCTGACCTTCAGGGGCAGGTCGGGGAAGGCAGGAATGTCGTTGACAGGCAGCCCGATGCCGACACGCATATCCGCCTTGCCCTTCATGGTCGCGGGATCGATGTTGAAGCCTGCGATTTCCTTGATGCGCGGCTCCAACAGCAGAGCGCCCAAGCCGTCGGCTCCGCCGCTGAGGCGGAAGTCGATGCGGGCGAGCGCTTTGTCGGCCCAGTAATTGTCCAGGATGAAAGCCCCGTCGGAGGCCGTCAGCGAGCGGCCTTCCGCCATCTGGACCAACCCGGTCGACGCGCGCACGCCGACCGCCTTGCCGGTCACGCGTCCATTCACGTTCATGCCCGAGATCGGCGGCAGACCGTCGGCGACATGGAGCGTGCCATCGGAGATAGCGAAATCGATCTTCAGGGACTCGGGCGGCGTCGGGCCGCCCGTAACGGCCTTTGCGATGTCAGCGCCGCTCATCGCCACCTTGAGGTCGATGGCGTCCAGCATTCCCGCCTTCAGGTTGGAGACGAGAAACCTCCGGACGGGAGGGGCGACGGCCTCGGGCCAGATGCGCAGGGCGGAGCGGATGTTCGTCTTGTCGGCATGCACGTCCAGGTGAAGGCCCTTCGGGTCGGCGGAGGCCCCTAGTAGACCGGAGATGCGGGCCGACAGCTCGGGACCCTTCAGGGTGACGCTGTTGATCGTGACCCCGTCCGGCCCGGACAGGTCGGCGGCGAACTCGCTCACTTGAAGCGGGCGATCGCCCGCCGTCGCGCCGGACCACTGGAGATCGCGGCCGCTGAGCGACAAGCGCCACGGCTTGTCGGCGATGTGCGTCGCGAGACGTCCCTGGAGCTGCAGCTTCGTATCGCCGCCCTTCAGGTCGAGCTGCTGGAGCTCGAGAGCCTTCTCGGCTTCGTTCCACCGCGCCTCGATCGTGGCGCGCTCGACCGGGAAAGGCGACGTGTCCTTGTCCTCGATCTGGAATGTCCCGGCATTGCTTTCGAGCCGAGTCTTCATCTCGGTGACGCGGCCCGACGCATAGGCGATGTCGAACCGGCCGGAGAATTCGATATCGGTGCTCGCCGGCAGCTCGGAGGCACCTGCGAGGAGGAGAATGTCCTTGATCGGCACTTCGCTTGCGACCACGCCGGCCCGGTAGGCGCCGTCGCCTTCCACGACGGCGTCGCCGTTCAGCTCCCAGGGGCCCTGATCCCCCTCCACCGTCGCGGCGAAGTGCCGTCCGCCCTTTTCCGTCCAGTCGAAGATGGCATCGACACGCTGGAACCTCGCCCGTTCCCGGCCGTCCGCATCGACGAAGACGAGGCGCGCATTGGTCAGCTCGGCTTGGCCGAGCGAGTTGAGAACACTCCCGGGGCCGACCATCAGCTCGAGCAGCGACCCGACGACGCCCGACACGGGGGAAGGACCATCGGCATCGCGCGCCAGGGATGCCGCGGCCTCCTTGGACGGCTCCGGCGCGACGGGCGGAGGCGAAGCGGCCGTCTCCCCCTCGGCGGCCTGGACGGGCGAGAAGGCGAGCGAGCCGTCCCGGTTCACGAGGACCCGCAATTGCATGTCGCGGACCGTGATGGCCTTGGGCTGAAGGTTGCCGGTCAGGAGAGACGTGAGATTGACGCTGAGGATCGCATAGGGAGCCTGCAGCACGAGATCGCCGCCGGGCGCCCGGATGTCGAGGCCGTTCGCCCTCAGGGCCGGTGAGCCGTCATGCAATTCGATGGCGGTGTTTCGAAGGGTCACCTGCCAGCCGGGACCGATCCGGGACGCGAGGGTTTCGGCAACCCGCTCGGGCAGGCGCCCGAAGCTCATGGGAGCCGCGGAGAGACGCAGGTAGAGCAGGCCGAACGCGACCACCAGGAAGACGACGAGGCCAAGCTTCACATAGAGAGTGCCACGAAGAACGCGTTTGAGTAGGCTCCGTTTGACCGGGTCTTGCCGGGACAACGTGGTGCGATATGGACGCTTCATTCTTGCGACGTTGGACAATCCGGTTCTTGCGCCTGGGCGCTTATGAGGGAATCAGAGAAGAGACCTTAACCGCCTCAGGTGCCTCCCGCGACCGTTCCCGTCAGTCGTGCACACCAGAGGTTTCCAAACAGTACATTCCGCCGAAAGGAAGGCGATTCATGCCTCTTACCATCGGAACCAAAGCCCCGGCCTTCTCCCTGCCTGCGACAGATGGTCGAGAGATCAGCCTCGACACCCTGAAGGGTCGCAAGGTCGTGCTGTATTTCTACCCCAAGGACGACACCAGCGGCTGCACCATGGAGGCGAAGGACTTCCAGGCGCTATGGAAGGATTTCGCCGCGGCCGACACCGAAATCGTAGGCGTCTCGCCGGACCCGATGAAGAGCCACGACAAGTTC is a window of Microvirga lotononidis DNA encoding:
- a CDS encoding YhdP family protein; amino-acid sequence: MKRPYRTTLSRQDPVKRSLLKRVLRGTLYVKLGLVVFLVVAFGLLYLRLSAAPMSFGRLPERVAETLASRIGPGWQVTLRNTAIELHDGSPALRANGLDIRAPGGDLVLQAPYAILSVNLTSLLTGNLQPKAITVRDMQLRVLVNRDGSLAFSPVQAAEGETAASPPPVAPEPSKEAAASLARDADGPSPVSGVVGSLLELMVGPGSVLNSLGQAELTNARLVFVDADGRERARFQRVDAIFDWTEKGGRHFAATVEGDQGPWELNGDAVVEGDGAYRAGVVASEVPIKDILLLAGASELPASTDIEFSGRFDIAYASGRVTEMKTRLESNAGTFQIEDKDTSPFPVERATIEARWNEAEKALELQQLDLKGGDTKLQLQGRLATHIADKPWRLSLSGRDLQWSGATAGDRPLQVSEFAADLSGPDGVTINSVTLKGPELSARISGLLGASADPKGLHLDVHADKTNIRSALRIWPEAVAPPVRRFLVSNLKAGMLDAIDLKVAMSGADIAKAVTGGPTPPESLKIDFAISDGTLHVADGLPPISGMNVNGRVTGKAVGVRASTGLVQMAEGRSLTASDGAFILDNYWADKALARIDFRLSGGADGLGALLLEPRIKEIAGFNIDPATMKGKADMRVGIGLPVNDIPAFPDLPLKVSGTVTDFGVDKFFGKDRLEGANLTITYDKGELALKGDGKLAGSQAAIELQKNRQGGQASVAFSLDEAARVRRGLSFGSQLTGTVGLKASLPLGASAPSNILVEADLAKAGVDQLIPGWVKPVGRPGKLTFTMVEGPTNEIRDLVLESGAVQLKGNAVLTGEGGLEKAELSTFKLSPGDDMRAQIERANNVYKVAIRGNVGDARPFLKGGATGSAGSGRNAAAQKDSKDFDLDLNLNILTGYNEEAITNAVIKASMRKDNLRQLDMKGRLGATDVIGRTMPDAGNQVVILQAEDAGALLRFTDVYRRMSGGDLILQLATGDGPQAGHVILRSFALVNEPALRRIIPTQTQIVAGQDRAGNPQTVRVDVNEVQFTKARFEFTRNAGRLDFKDAAIWGNQIGFTLGGFIDYARDRLDIAGTFVPAYGLNNVFAQVPLFGPLLGGGQYEGLFAVNFRLNGQASSPSLTVNPLSAVAPGFLRKLFGVATEPQTGSLPTVPER
- the bcp gene encoding thioredoxin-dependent thiol peroxidase; the encoded protein is MPLTIGTKAPAFSLPATDGREISLDTLKGRKVVLYFYPKDDTSGCTMEAKDFQALWKDFAAADTEIVGVSPDPMKSHDKFRAKYGLDFSLASDEAKTMLEAYGVWVEKSMYGRKYMGVERTTVLIDSEGNIAQVWNKVKVQGHAEEVLTAAKALVG